From the Panulirus ornatus isolate Po-2019 chromosome 58, ASM3632096v1, whole genome shotgun sequence genome, one window contains:
- the LOC139766746 gene encoding cuticle protein AM1159-like, whose protein sequence is MKFMVLVCLVVVAIAAPQFQDSSPVVQVLVDERQDDAAGNFRYSLQADNGILMEASGTPGSQGQSNIQGSYWSPLPDGTFQEVRYVADEFGFRPQSSLLPTPPPLPAHVQDLLRIAEEQRAQGIVFE, encoded by the exons ATGAAGTTC ATGGTTCTTGTTTGCCTGGTCGTCGTCGCCATCGCTGCGCCTCAGTTCCAGGATTCCTCGCCTGTGGTCCAGGTCCTGGTCGATGAACGTCAGGATGACGCTGCCGGAAATTTCAGATACTCACTACAGGCCGACAACGGTATCCTTATGGAAGCCTCCGGCACCCCAGGCTCCCAGGGCCAGAGCAACATCCAGGGCAGCTACTG GTCGCCCCTTCCCGACGGCACCTTCCAGGAGGTTCGCTACGTCGCCGACGAGTTCGGGTTCCGACCACAGTCTTCCTTGctgcccacacctcctcctctccctgcccacGTCCAGGACCTGCTCCGTATCGCCGAGGAGCAGCGAGCCCAGGGCATCGTCTTCGAGTAA